The following proteins come from a genomic window of Streptomyces liliiviolaceus:
- a CDS encoding sensor histidine kinase — MTKPQDKLRGWAAARRTVMAGLRFTSLRLRLVVVFGLVALTAAVSASGIAYWLNREAVLTRTQDAVLGDFQQAMQTRASTLRQHPTQGELQRAAGQMANSSQRFSVLLIAEDENGTAVRGNSDLDTFTLADVPQSLQKAVNKEQKISSHNKYAYHLYWQRTVQGDKPYLVGGAKVIGGGPTGYMLKSLEPEAKDLNSLAWSLGIATGLALIGSALLAQAAATTVLKPVHRLGTAARRLGEGKLDTRLRVSGTDELADLSRTFNRTAESLEKRVADMSARDEASRRFVADMSHELRTPLTAITAVTEVLEEELDAETGSVDPMIEPAVRLVVSETRRLNNLVENLMEVTRFDAGTARLVSDTVDIADQITACIDARAWLDAVELDARRGIMAHVDPRRLDVILANLIGNALKHGGSPVRVYVREEGADLVIEVQDHGPGIPEDVLPHVFDRFYKASASRPRSEGSGLGLSIALENAHIHGGEITAANSPKGGAVFTLRLPLDSSEPKDPEDHGDHGDPEAEDAHRADADRTEGGV, encoded by the coding sequence GTGACCAAACCGCAGGACAAGCTCCGCGGCTGGGCGGCGGCCCGCCGTACGGTCATGGCGGGGCTGCGCTTCACCAGTCTTCGGCTTCGCCTGGTCGTGGTGTTCGGGCTCGTCGCGCTGACCGCCGCCGTGTCGGCGTCCGGGATCGCGTACTGGCTCAACCGCGAGGCCGTGCTCACCCGTACGCAGGACGCGGTGCTCGGCGACTTCCAGCAGGCGATGCAGACCCGCGCCAGCACACTGCGCCAGCACCCCACGCAGGGGGAACTGCAGCGCGCCGCCGGGCAGATGGCGAACAGCAGCCAGCGCTTCAGCGTGCTGCTGATCGCCGAGGACGAGAACGGCACGGCCGTCCGCGGCAACTCCGACCTGGACACCTTCACGCTGGCGGACGTACCGCAGTCCCTCCAGAAGGCGGTGAACAAGGAACAGAAGATCTCCTCGCACAACAAGTACGCGTACCACCTGTACTGGCAGCGGACCGTGCAGGGCGACAAGCCGTATCTGGTGGGCGGTGCCAAGGTGATCGGCGGCGGGCCGACCGGGTACATGCTCAAGTCGCTGGAGCCGGAGGCCAAGGACCTCAACTCGCTCGCCTGGTCGCTGGGGATCGCGACCGGGCTCGCGCTGATCGGCTCGGCGCTGCTCGCGCAGGCCGCCGCGACGACCGTGCTGAAGCCGGTGCACCGGCTGGGGACCGCCGCGCGGCGGCTCGGCGAGGGCAAGCTCGACACCCGGCTGCGGGTGTCGGGGACGGACGAACTCGCCGATCTGTCACGGACGTTCAACCGCACGGCGGAGTCGCTGGAGAAACGGGTCGCGGACATGAGCGCCCGCGACGAGGCGTCCCGGCGGTTCGTGGCGGACATGTCGCACGAACTGCGGACACCGCTGACCGCGATCACCGCGGTGACCGAGGTGCTGGAGGAGGAGCTCGACGCCGAGACCGGCAGCGTCGACCCGATGATCGAGCCCGCCGTACGGCTCGTCGTCAGCGAGACCCGGCGGCTGAACAACCTCGTGGAGAACCTGATGGAGGTCACCCGCTTCGACGCGGGCACCGCCCGGCTCGTCTCCGACACCGTCGACATCGCCGACCAGATCACCGCGTGCATCGACGCGCGCGCCTGGCTGGACGCGGTCGAACTGGACGCGCGGCGCGGCATCATGGCGCACGTCGACCCGCGCCGTCTGGACGTCATCCTGGCGAACCTCATCGGCAACGCCCTCAAGCACGGCGGTTCCCCGGTGCGCGTGTACGTGCGCGAGGAGGGCGCCGACCTGGTCATCGAGGTGCAGGACCACGGTCCCGGCATCCCCGAGGACGTCCTGCCGCACGTCTTCGACCGCTTCTACAAGGCGAGCGCCTCCCGGCCGCGCTCCGAGGGCAGCGGTCTCGGCCTGTCCATCGCCCTGGAGAACGCCCACATCCACGGCGGCGAGATCACCGCCGCGAACTCGCCCAAGGGAGGCGCGGTCTTCACCCTGCGCCTGCCGCTCGACTCCTCCGAGCCGAAGGATCCCGAGGACCACGGGGACCACGGCGACCCGGAGGCCGAGGACGCCCACCGGGCCGACGCCGACCGCACCGAGGGGGGCGTGTGA
- the afsQ1 gene encoding two-component system response regulator AfsQ1, with product MPSLLLIEDDDAIRTALELSLTRQGHRVATAATGEDGLKLLREQRPDLIVLDVMLPGIDGFEVCRRIRRTDQLPIILLTARSDDIDVVVGLESGADDYVVKPVQGRVLDARIRAVLRRGEREANDSATFGSLVIDRAAMTVTKNGEDLQLTPTELRLLLELSRRPGQALSRQQLLRLVWEHDYLGDSRLVDACVQRLRAKVEDVPSSPTLIRTVRGVGYRLDNPQ from the coding sequence GTGCCTTCCCTGTTGCTGATCGAGGACGACGACGCCATCCGGACGGCCCTGGAGCTCTCGCTGACGCGCCAGGGACACCGGGTGGCCACCGCTGCCACCGGCGAGGACGGTCTGAAGCTGTTGCGCGAGCAACGGCCCGATCTGATCGTTCTCGACGTGATGCTGCCCGGCATCGACGGATTCGAGGTGTGCCGCCGTATCCGGCGTACGGACCAGTTGCCGATCATCCTGCTGACCGCGCGCAGCGATGACATCGACGTCGTGGTCGGGCTGGAGTCCGGCGCCGACGACTACGTGGTCAAACCCGTGCAGGGGCGGGTGCTCGACGCCCGGATCCGGGCCGTGCTGCGCCGCGGCGAGCGCGAGGCGAACGACTCGGCGACCTTCGGTTCGCTGGTGATCGACCGCGCCGCGATGACCGTGACGAAGAACGGCGAGGACCTGCAGCTGACGCCCACCGAGCTGCGGCTGCTCCTTGAGCTGAGCCGGCGCCCCGGCCAGGCCCTGTCCCGGCAGCAGCTGCTGCGGCTGGTGTGGGAGCACGACTACCTCGGCGACTCACGGCTCGTCGACGCGTGTGTGCAGCGGCTGCGCGCGAAGGTGGAGGACGTGCCGTCCTCGCCGACCCTGATCCGTACCGTGCGCGGCGTCGGCTACCGGCTGGACAATCCTCAGTGA